The DNA segment GGGACGTGATTGGTTAGTTAAGATggaggatgtgtttgtgtggactAATGTGATGAATGGCTCTGTGTGATTGTTGATATCTGATGTTATggcctctccttctccttctttcaAAGCAGGCGCTTCGTCAAGTATTTGTTGGGGAACGAGGTCACTTCCTGTTAGAAAAGTGAGACTTTCTTCTTCAGTTCATTTCGTCTCCACAAAGAGAGGCGGTCGAACTCGGCCATCGGCATCCCGAAGACCTGCTCGAACTGCTCCGGAGCCAGATGCCTCTGAcgggagaagaagaagaatcagGGTCAGTTTTTATCAAACAGGAACTAAAACCAGTCTGAgagtttttagatttttatttctctcatatatttttttgtcGTTCTACAGGTTGGAGAGAGAAGACGTAAGAACTCGTAGGAAAAGAGCTTCAGAGTTCTATAAGCTCAGTGATTAgagtttttattcacattttacaaAGTTTCATCTCCTCTGACTTCTGTGTCCCCACAGATGGAAAATAATTAGTTTCTGTCACTGGATGTAAATCATCAGGTTAATTGACAGATGCAgccacagtttgtgttttgttgttttcagctgcagactGAGGTGGAGCTGCTGTGAACAGACATGAACCGTCATAAAGACGTCGTTCTCTTTCTGCTTTGTGCACAAGGTCAGTACATGTTTTATGACCCAGAGGAAGATCAGAGTCAGTTTAATGAAATGTCTCCTCTCATCATCTCGTGCAGTTTCTAACATGTCAGGACTGAGCAGATGTTAAACAGGTTAATCAGACTGAGAGAAGACTTCAACTCCTCGTCCTAAACTGAGACATTAGAGCTGATtctctgctccacacacacctgagaaacacacacctggACTCTCATTAAACTAACACAGTCAGTCGTTTCCTGACGCTCACCTCCAGTCGAGTGCGGTCGACTCCTGGCGGCAGCTTACAGCGCCCTCTGTGGGTCACAACCAGAGCTTCATATGGATACACctgagcagagaggcaggaaaaaacATCAGTTAGTGTCAGATAAAACActcgtctgtctctctgtccgtctgtctgtgtgtctgtctctctgtctgtctgtctgtggagctCTCACCTTCTGCTCCAGGATACTGGGCAGAGAGTTTCCTCTGTCCATCCTCTCCCTCCGAGCTTCTCCgttctacacaaacacatgaaactctctgcattaaacatgtttctgtaaaaacctgggagacacaaacacaccacaggaACAGCAggacaaaacagacacacacacacacacaccacacacacacacacagaacctgAGAGCAGGAGGAGTTCGAGCAGCTGCTTCAGTTAAACGTGTTAGTGTTCATGCACAAGCTGCAGAGCGACCGTCTGATTCTTacctgagcagctgcagagacgACGGCAGGAAGGTGAGAGAAGAACAATGATTAACATGTGTAACAGCTGGACCGTTACACTGAAGGTTcaagaacaaacacaagcagctcTGAGCAGAACGAGTCGGTGTTTTAATACCTGATGGTCCTTTGTCTCCGTCTGTGGAAAACTCTGCAGACTgcatctgcaaacacacagcgatcacagtttattttctgcctgGATGATATGACACGATATGATGATACTGAACCTTTGATCATGGATGATGTTAGCTGACCTGAGGAGCAGTTTGACCCTGAgactttacatttacagtttgttctctctgacaaaaataaaacgcTTATTGtacaaaatcagtttttctgGCAAATCCTCAGGAAACATCTCCCTCGTctttaaatcattaaataagaaaaacagattttgttgAGAAACGACTTTTACTTTTGTCTTGAATGATCAGATTTTCATGCAGAGATCAGGTGATAATTAACTTCAGGTTCGACTCTGTAGATTTCAGGACACTTACTCTGGTCAGACCTGATCCTGAACGTGAAGGAGACTTCGATGCACTCGCTGACAAACCTGCAgattcaaacaaagaaaacatgagcGCTCATTTAAAACTGATTGATCCTGAGCTCTGAATCGATCGGTGAAGGATCGTactgctgtgcatgtgtgttctgTCGGGCAGCGACTGCGTCTTCCTCCGGAAATGAAcggctttctctttctcctccttcaggaTCAGGCGGCCCAGGTTGGACTTGATCTGGATTtgagcacagagacacaaacacaggagcGTCAGACGGTGAGTGAAATCTGTCTGATGAATTCTAAAAGCAAACATCATGaaccttctccagctcctgctcctgcagcGTCTTGGCCTCTTCTGTCAGGTCCTCGaactcatcctcctcctgcagcttcttcttcttccactcGATCTCTGCGAGAGTTCAGTCTGAGCGTCAGATCTACGAACACTGACTCTGTTCACATGGCTCtgtacatgtgtctgtgtgttaccCATGGCAGCCAGGGAGGGGGGGCAGGGCCAGTACTCTGTCTCGATCTTGGACGGCTGGTTGGGATCTGGAGGCTGAGCTGCAGGAAACTTTGCCGACTGAATGACCCCGCTGCCCTCCAGATGTTTGGTAACATCTGCAGAGTaaacacaggaagtgacctCAGAGAGGTcgcagcagaaaacacacaaacactgaaacacaccaagaagaagaagaagaggaactcACCCTGTTTGTAGATGGGAGGTTTCCTGTAGATGTTGGTTCCATTATCTGAGACAATGGAGATTCAGGTGTCAGAGTATGGAAGCCCAGGAGTGCCAGTAttcaaacatttgtgtgtgtgtgtgtgtgtgtgtgttacctggtcTGTGGAAGTGCTGCAGGCTGGTGCTGATCTTGCGTCCAGCGTTGAGCTGCAGTGTGGATCCTCCAGGAGAACcgctctcactctctgctcGGCGTCCCTTCAC comes from the Lates calcarifer isolate ASB-BC8 linkage group LG9, TLL_Latcal_v3, whole genome shotgun sequence genome and includes:
- the dmtn gene encoding dematin isoform X2, which translates into the protein MQKVEGRVTPVNLPSSRGPSTPGSPATSITARVNDQVVGYRDLAALPRDKAILQVERPDLMTYQPHLSFSPLDPPRRERSLSPPSTSPTMSPEVKGRRAESESGSPGGSTLQLNAGRKISTSLQHFHRPDNGTNIYRKPPIYKQDVTKHLEGSGVIQSAKFPAAQPPDPNQPSKIETEYWPCPPSLAAMEIEWKKKKLQEEDEFEDLTEEAKTLQEQELEKIKSNLGRLILKEEKEKAVHFRRKTQSLPDRTHMHSSLSASASKSPSRSGSGLTRMQSAEFSTDGDKGPSAAQNGEARRERMDRGNSLPSILEQKVYPYEALVVTHRGRCKLPPGVDRTRLERHLAPEQFEQVFGMPMAEFDRLSLWRRNELKKKVSLF
- the dmtn gene encoding dematin isoform X1, which produces MDGSVLRDPQTGKLVKTKQEEGFSSVMQKVEGRVTPVNLPSSRGPSTPGSPATSITARVNDQVVGYRDLAALPRDKAILQVERPDLMTYQPHLSFSPLDPPRRERSLSPPSTSPTMSPEVKGRRAESESGSPGGSTLQLNAGRKISTSLQHFHRPDNGTNIYRKPPIYKQDVTKHLEGSGVIQSAKFPAAQPPDPNQPSKIETEYWPCPPSLAAMEIEWKKKKLQEEDEFEDLTEEAKTLQEQELEKIKSNLGRLILKEEKEKAVHFRRKTQSLPDRTHMHSSLSASASKSPSRSGSGLTRMQSAEFSTDGDKGPSAAQNGEARRERMDRGNSLPSILEQKVYPYEALVVTHRGRCKLPPGVDRTRLERHLAPEQFEQVFGMPMAEFDRLSLWRRNELKKKVSLF